A stretch of DNA from Nitratireductor thuwali:
TGGCGTCGATTGTCGTCGCCGTCGTTGCGGTGGTGCCGCTTCCCGCGCCGGCACAGGAGACGGCACAGAATGTGCCGGATGATTTCACCGGAATTGTGGAACGAATGACGCCGGCAGTGGTGGCGATCACCGCGCGCCGGCCGGTTGAGCAGCGATCGCTGCAGGAGGCCATTCCGCGGCCGTTCATGATGCCCCGCCGTCCGGATCGCCGCACGCCCCGGGAAGGGGCCGCGCTCGGCTCCGGCTTCATCATCAGCGAGGAGGGCCACGTGGTGACCAACAACCACGTGATCGAGAACGCCAACGAGATCGAAGTGCTCATGTCGGACGGCACGACCAAGACGGCCGAGCTCATAGGCGCCGATCCGGCAACCGATTTGGCGGTGCTGAAAATCGACGCCCCCGAAGATGTCACCACGGCGCAATGGGGGGATTCGGAAGCGATTCAGCCGGGAGCATGGACGATCGCGATCGGTAGCCCGTTCGGGCTTGGCGGCACCGTGACGGTGGGCGTTCTGTCCGCCCACTCCCGCGACATCCGCACCGGCCCCTATGACAATTATCTGCAGACGGACGCCTCCATCAACCGCGGCAATTCGGGCGGGCCGCTGTTCAATGCGGCGGGCGAGGTGATCGGAGTGAACACCGCCATCTTTTCCCCCATCGGCGCAAATATCGGCATCGGCTTCGCCGTGCCTTCCGAGGTCGCGCGGGATGTCGCCTCCCAACTGATCGAGACGGGTGTGGTGGAGCGCGGCTTCATCGGCGTGACCCTGCAGCCGGTCACCGACGCGATGGCCAGGGCACTGGACCTGGATTCGGCGCGCGGCGCCCTTGTCGCCGAGGTCGAGCCGGACAGCCCGGCAGCGGAAGTCGGCCTGCAGCCAGGCGACGTCGTGCTGGCTCTCGACGGCGCGGAGATCGAAGATCCGCGTGAGCTGTCGCGGGCCGTTGCCGAGCGCGATCCCGGAGAAACGGCGAACCTTACCATCCACCGCGACGGGGAAGAGGTCGAAGTGGAATTGACGCTCGGCTCCAGGGACACGCCGCAGGTTACCGCGGATGCAGGTCGTGGCGGAGACGAGCAGGCGGACCGCATGGGCGTCGCCATCACCGAACTGCCGGCGCTGGTCCGCCGCGAGCTTGATCTTGAGGGCAACATCGGCGTGATGGTGCGACAGGTCGAGCCGGGCAGCCCCGCCTCGGAGGCCGGCATCCAACCAGGCGACGTTATTCTCGAAGCAGGTGGCGAACCCACGCGCGAGACAGCGGATCTGGCAAATGCCTGGGAAGAGGCTGTCGAGGAGGACCGTCCCTTGCTCCTGCGGATCACGCGGGACCAATCTCCACTGTTTGTGGCGGTGGAGACCGGCTAGACGACTCTAGGAAAAGTGGAAGCCGGTTTTCCGTCCGGAACGCG
This window harbors:
- a CDS encoding Do family serine endopeptidase, encoding MISSILRGALASIVVAVVAVVPLPAPAQETAQNVPDDFTGIVERMTPAVVAITARRPVEQRSLQEAIPRPFMMPRRPDRRTPREGAALGSGFIISEEGHVVTNNHVIENANEIEVLMSDGTTKTAELIGADPATDLAVLKIDAPEDVTTAQWGDSEAIQPGAWTIAIGSPFGLGGTVTVGVLSAHSRDIRTGPYDNYLQTDASINRGNSGGPLFNAAGEVIGVNTAIFSPIGANIGIGFAVPSEVARDVASQLIETGVVERGFIGVTLQPVTDAMARALDLDSARGALVAEVEPDSPAAEVGLQPGDVVLALDGAEIEDPRELSRAVAERDPGETANLTIHRDGEEVEVELTLGSRDTPQVTADAGRGGDEQADRMGVAITELPALVRRELDLEGNIGVMVRQVEPGSPASEAGIQPGDVILEAGGEPTRETADLANAWEEAVEEDRPLLLRITRDQSPLFVAVETG